Proteins from one Bradyrhizobium roseum genomic window:
- a CDS encoding response regulator transcription factor, with the protein MRLLIIEDDRESADYLVKAFREVGHVADLASDGEEGLSMADGGDYDVLVVDRMLPKRDGLSVIGALRDKGNRTPVLILSALGQVDDRIKGLRAGGDDYLPKPYSFAELQARVEVLSRRNVGPAEETTYRVGDLELDRLSHRVARGKDELTLQPREFRLLEYLMKHAGQVVTRTMLLENVWDYHFDPQTNVIDVHISRLRSKIDKGFERPLLHTIRGAGYMIRDGLR; encoded by the coding sequence ATGCGCCTGCTGATCATCGAAGACGATCGCGAGTCCGCCGACTATCTGGTCAAGGCGTTCCGTGAAGTCGGCCACGTCGCCGATCTCGCCAGCGATGGCGAGGAGGGCCTGTCGATGGCCGACGGCGGCGATTACGACGTGCTGGTGGTGGACCGCATGCTGCCCAAGCGCGACGGCCTGTCGGTGATCGGCGCCCTACGCGACAAGGGCAACCGCACGCCGGTGCTGATCCTCTCCGCGCTCGGCCAGGTCGATGACCGCATCAAGGGCCTCCGCGCCGGCGGCGACGACTATCTGCCGAAGCCTTATTCATTCGCCGAGTTGCAGGCGCGCGTCGAGGTGCTGTCGCGCCGCAATGTCGGCCCCGCCGAAGAGACCACCTACCGCGTCGGCGACCTCGAACTCGATCGGCTCTCGCACCGCGTCGCCCGCGGCAAGGACGAACTGACGCTGCAGCCGCGCGAGTTTCGCCTGCTGGAATATCTGATGAAGCATGCCGGCCAGGTGGTGACCCGCACCATGCTTCTGGAAAACGTCTGGGATTATCATTTCGATCCGCAAACTAACGTCATCGACGTGCATATTTCGCGGCTGCGCTCCAAGATCGACAAGGGTTTTGAACGGCCCTTGCTGCATACGATCCGCGGCGCCGGATACATGATCCGTGACGGCCTTCGGTAA
- a CDS encoding Do family serine endopeptidase yields MTERPVDLSKFPSTARRSLFSARKFALMASVVAGLGAAVYGFAPQQADIFTSAAHAQVNTEVRKVERPIGFADIVERVKPSVISVKINIAEKASKGDDSANKDDDSPFQPGSPMERFFRRFGGPDGLPPGMRGGPRGGRGPVTGQGSGFFISADGFAVTNNHVVDGADKVEVTMDDGKTYTAKVIGTDPRTDLALIKVAGRTDFPFAKLSDSKPRIGDWVLAVGNPFGLGGTVTAGIVSASGRDIGNGPYDDFIQIDAPVNKGNSGGPAFDTNGEVMGVNTAIYSPSGGSVGIAFSIPASTVKNVIAQLRDKGTVSRGWIGVQIQPVTSDIADSLGMKKAEGALVAEPQANGPAAKAGIQSGDVITAVNGEPVKDAKELARTIGGLAPGNAVKLNVLQKGQDKVVNLTLGQLPNTIEAKADTDKDDKGGLSKGTGVPKLGLTVAPANSVAGAGREGVVVTEVDPKSAAAERGFKEGDVILEVGGKSVASAGEVREAIDAARTDNKNSVLMRVKSGGSSRFVAVPLAKG; encoded by the coding sequence ATGACCGAACGTCCCGTCGATCTTTCCAAGTTTCCGTCCACCGCGCGCCGCTCGCTGTTTTCCGCGCGCAAGTTCGCGCTGATGGCGTCCGTCGTCGCCGGCCTCGGCGCCGCCGTCTACGGCTTCGCGCCGCAGCAGGCCGACATCTTCACCAGCGCGGCGCACGCGCAGGTCAACACCGAGGTCCGCAAGGTCGAGCGGCCGATCGGTTTCGCCGACATTGTCGAGCGCGTGAAGCCGTCGGTGATCTCGGTCAAGATCAACATCGCCGAGAAGGCCTCGAAGGGCGACGACAGCGCCAACAAGGACGACGACTCGCCGTTCCAGCCGGGCTCGCCGATGGAGCGCTTCTTCCGCCGCTTCGGCGGTCCGGATGGCTTGCCGCCCGGCATGCGCGGCGGACCGCGTGGCGGACGTGGCCCGGTAACGGGGCAGGGTTCCGGCTTCTTCATCTCGGCTGACGGCTTTGCCGTGACCAACAACCACGTGGTCGACGGCGCCGACAAGGTCGAAGTCACCATGGACGACGGCAAGACCTACACCGCGAAGGTTATCGGCACCGATCCGCGCACGGATCTGGCGCTGATCAAGGTCGCCGGCCGCACCGACTTCCCGTTCGCCAAACTGTCGGACAGCAAGCCGCGGATCGGCGACTGGGTGCTGGCGGTCGGTAACCCGTTCGGCCTCGGCGGAACCGTGACCGCCGGCATCGTCTCGGCCTCCGGCCGCGACATCGGCAACGGCCCCTATGACGACTTCATCCAGATCGACGCGCCCGTGAACAAGGGCAACTCCGGCGGTCCGGCGTTCGATACCAACGGAGAAGTGATGGGCGTCAACACCGCGATCTATTCGCCGTCCGGCGGCAGCGTCGGCATCGCGTTCTCGATTCCCGCTTCCACGGTCAAGAACGTGATCGCGCAGCTCCGCGACAAGGGCACCGTCAGCCGCGGCTGGATCGGCGTCCAGATCCAGCCGGTGACCTCCGACATCGCCGACAGCCTCGGCATGAAGAAGGCGGAAGGCGCGCTGGTGGCGGAACCGCAGGCCAATGGCCCGGCGGCCAAGGCCGGCATCCAGTCGGGTGACGTCATCACCGCCGTCAACGGCGAGCCGGTCAAGGATGCCAAGGAACTGGCCCGCACCATCGGCGGTCTGGCGCCCGGCAACGCCGTGAAGCTCAACGTGCTGCAGAAGGGCCAGGACAAGGTCGTCAACCTGACGCTCGGCCAGTTGCCGAACACGATCGAGGCCAAGGCCGACACCGACAAGGACGACAAGGGCGGCCTGAGCAAGGGAACCGGCGTGCCGAAGCTCGGCCTTACCGTGGCCCCCGCCAACAGCGTGGCCGGCGCCGGCAGGGAAGGCGTCGTGGTCACCGAGGTCGACCCGAAGAGTGCTGCGGCCGAGCGTGGCTTCAAGGAAGGCGACGTCATCCTCGAAGTCGGCGGCAAGAGCGTCGCCAGCGCCGGCGAGGTACGCGAGGCAATCGATGCCGCGCGCACCGACAACAAGAACAGCGTTCTCATGCGCGTGAAGAGCGGCGGTTCGTCGCGCTTCGTCGCGGTCCCGCTGGCGAAAGGCTAA
- a CDS encoding sensor histidine kinase — MTAFGKLVRTTAFRLTLVYLFLFALFAASLLGYFAWNTRRLINEQITATVTTETAEIVDIYTRRGLRLLVPTIENRTLRPGANLYLVTTPEGKAIAGNVDALAPGVMASTGWSETRYRRLDERDTAEHRALVHVTELTNGFRLLVGRDLEERRRLFGIVAKAAQWSLLVVIVLGIGGGIFVSRRVLRRIDAMTGTTQRIMAGDLSGRLPVGRSGDELDRLAGNLNAMLERIEALMTGLKEVSDNIAHDLKTPLTRMRNRAEEALARSGSEADYRAALERTIEESDGLIRTFNALLMIARAESGQARGNMDDFDAADVARGIHELYEPLAEDDGMTLRVKAATARLHGNRELISQALANLVENAIKYGKPSPVVQPLDSAVAARNREILIEARRENDHVLLSVTDHGPGIPEADRKHAVERFVRLEASRTLPGSGLGLSLASAVATLHGGELRLGDSHPGLTATLVIPARSAAGDRLAAQTQDVPQKVA; from the coding sequence GTGACGGCCTTCGGTAAACTGGTCCGCACCACGGCGTTTCGGCTGACGCTGGTCTATCTGTTTTTGTTTGCGCTGTTTGCGGCGTCGCTGCTCGGTTATTTCGCCTGGAATACCCGGCGGCTGATCAACGAGCAGATCACCGCCACGGTGACCACCGAAACCGCCGAGATCGTCGACATCTATACACGCCGCGGCTTGCGCCTGCTCGTCCCCACGATTGAGAACCGCACGCTGCGGCCGGGCGCCAATCTCTATCTCGTCACCACGCCCGAGGGCAAAGCCATCGCCGGCAATGTCGATGCGCTGGCGCCGGGGGTGATGGCCTCGACCGGCTGGTCGGAAACCCGCTATCGCCGGCTCGACGAGCGCGACACGGCGGAGCATCGTGCGCTGGTGCATGTCACCGAACTCACCAACGGTTTCCGCCTCCTGGTCGGCCGCGACCTCGAGGAGCGGCGGCGTCTGTTCGGCATCGTCGCCAAAGCCGCGCAATGGTCCCTGCTTGTTGTTATCGTGCTCGGTATCGGCGGCGGCATCTTCGTGTCGCGGCGGGTACTGCGCCGGATCGACGCGATGACCGGCACCACCCAGCGCATCATGGCCGGCGACCTCTCCGGACGCCTTCCGGTCGGGCGATCGGGCGACGAACTCGATCGTCTCGCTGGGAATCTCAACGCGATGCTGGAGCGCATCGAGGCGCTGATGACAGGGCTGAAGGAAGTCTCCGACAACATCGCCCATGACCTGAAGACGCCGCTGACGCGGATGCGCAACCGCGCCGAGGAGGCGCTGGCGCGTTCCGGAAGCGAGGCCGACTATCGCGCCGCGCTGGAACGCACCATCGAGGAATCCGACGGCCTGATCCGCACGTTCAATGCGCTGCTGATGATCGCGCGTGCCGAGTCGGGCCAGGCGCGCGGCAACATGGACGACTTCGACGCCGCCGACGTCGCCCGGGGCATTCACGAATTGTACGAGCCACTCGCCGAGGACGACGGCATGACCCTGCGGGTCAAGGCCGCGACCGCGCGGCTGCACGGCAACCGCGAACTGATCAGTCAGGCGCTCGCCAATCTGGTCGAGAACGCCATCAAATACGGCAAGCCGTCGCCGGTGGTGCAGCCGCTGGATTCCGCCGTCGCCGCGCGGAACAGGGAGATCCTCATCGAGGCGCGCCGCGAGAACGACCATGTGCTGCTCAGCGTCACCGACCACGGGCCGGGTATTCCCGAAGCCGACCGCAAGCACGCGGTGGAGCGGTTCGTGCGGCTGGAAGCCAGCCGGACGCTGCCGGGTTCCGGGCTTGGCCTGAGCCTGGCGTCGGCGGTCGCCACCCTGCACGGGGGTGAACTCAGGCTCGGCGACTCCCATCCCGGCCTGACCGCGACGCTCGTCATACCGGCCCGATCCGCCGCGGGCGACAGGCTTGCGGCCCAAACGCAGGATGTGCCACAGAAGGTGGCATGA
- a CDS encoding HlyD family type I secretion periplasmic adaptor subunit, translating into MKPDDQGVIRHSLRLHVLAGIAAILMLVFGVGGWAATTELSGAVIAPGNVIVEGSVKQVQHPIGGVVAELLVREGQIVEAGDVLVRLDATITRANLAIVTKNLNELFARQARLEAERDGIADVATPAELAARLDAAAVRNVMERERRLFAHRREAREGQRGQLRERIAQLNEKIRGQAAQQEAKSEEIDLIEKELVGVRSLFDKGLVPIDRVNNLARAAARLNGERGALIAATAEVRGHITEVELQLLQVDQTLRSEVATELRDVNVRQGELLEREVTARDQLGRIELRAPIRGLIHQLAIHTIGGVISPAEALMRIVPQGTDLTVEARVAAKDIDQVALQQSAILRLTAFNRNTTPQLGGTVTRISGDVVKDDSGATYYRVGIAIGPDELARLGKMTLIPGMPAECYILTGDRTVLSYFAKPLRDHTHRIFRED; encoded by the coding sequence ATGAAGCCTGATGACCAGGGAGTGATCAGGCACTCGCTCCGCCTTCACGTGCTGGCGGGTATTGCCGCCATCCTGATGCTGGTGTTCGGCGTCGGCGGTTGGGCCGCGACCACGGAATTGTCCGGGGCTGTCATCGCGCCGGGCAATGTCATCGTGGAGGGCAGCGTGAAGCAGGTTCAGCATCCGATCGGCGGCGTGGTCGCTGAACTGCTGGTTCGCGAGGGCCAGATTGTCGAGGCCGGTGACGTGCTGGTACGGCTGGACGCCACCATCACGCGGGCAAACCTCGCGATCGTCACCAAGAATCTCAACGAATTGTTTGCGCGCCAGGCCCGGCTCGAGGCCGAACGGGACGGTATAGCCGACGTCGCAACGCCCGCCGAACTCGCGGCGCGGCTGGATGCCGCCGCCGTCCGCAACGTCATGGAGCGGGAACGCCGGCTGTTTGCGCACCGCCGCGAGGCACGCGAGGGTCAGAGAGGGCAATTGCGCGAACGGATCGCGCAATTGAACGAAAAGATCCGGGGGCAGGCCGCGCAGCAGGAAGCCAAGAGCGAGGAAATCGACCTGATCGAGAAGGAACTGGTCGGCGTTCGAAGTCTCTTCGACAAAGGCCTCGTCCCGATCGACCGCGTCAACAATCTTGCGCGCGCGGCGGCCCGTCTCAACGGCGAACGTGGCGCGCTCATTGCTGCGACCGCGGAGGTGCGCGGACACATTACGGAAGTCGAACTGCAGCTTCTGCAGGTTGATCAAACGCTGCGCAGCGAGGTCGCAACCGAACTTCGTGACGTGAACGTGAGACAGGGCGAACTGCTGGAGCGCGAAGTGACGGCAAGGGATCAACTCGGTCGCATTGAGTTGCGAGCGCCGATACGAGGTCTGATTCATCAGCTCGCGATCCACACCATCGGCGGGGTAATCTCGCCGGCGGAGGCGCTGATGCGGATCGTTCCCCAGGGGACTGATCTGACCGTCGAGGCACGCGTCGCCGCAAAGGACATCGATCAGGTCGCGCTTCAGCAAAGCGCAATACTTCGGCTGACCGCCTTCAATCGAAACACCACGCCGCAACTAGGCGGCACGGTGACGCGCATCTCGGGCGACGTGGTGAAGGATGACAGCGGCGCGACTTACTATCGCGTCGGCATTGCCATCGGCCCGGACGAGCTTGCCAGGCTCGGCAAGATGACGCTCATCCCCGGCATGCCGGCGGAATGCTACATCCTCACCGGCGATCGCACGGTCTTGTCGTACTTCGCGAAGCCGCTGCGTGACCACACGCACCGCATTTTCCGGGAAGACTGA
- a CDS encoding type I secretion system permease/ATPase, translating to MKLGFAVWSAAIFSGMANLLGLTGPIFMLEIYDRVIPSRSISTLSALLVLAAGLYAFSGFFDVLRFRVMARIASSVDASLSARVFAIIAKAPLKGQVEGDALRPARDLDQVRGFLTSQGPSALFDLPWTPLYIAVCFLLHPLVGWFVVAGTVVLAGLTVVTDIRTRRLLKEASAAQAARNKFGEAANRDAEAFAAMGLTSRASVHWEQAHGEYTRLQRAAGDIGGTLSGVSKAFRYLLQSAALGLGAYLVIYDEMSAGMIVAGSIIVAKALAPAEHVIGNWRGMLGAREAWKRLGELMAHFPVEGERTAIPSPSRSLAVEGVYIAPPSDPRRLTVQNVTFALKGGSVLGVLGPSGSGKSSLIRGLVGVWPLIRGSVRLDNATLDQWTPEERGRFVGYMPQAVELFPGTIAENIARLDPSADDDGIVAAALAAGVHDMIVQLPDGYETRVGERGLGLSAGQRQRIALARALYCNPFMVVLDEPNSNLDTEGERALTQAIKGVRTRGGIVIVVAHRAGILASLDFVLAMDAGMVRSFGPRDAVLKQGQRATVVPPLKVIEGEAVAHEA from the coding sequence TTGAAGCTTGGGTTCGCCGTCTGGAGTGCCGCCATCTTTTCAGGAATGGCGAACCTGCTCGGGCTGACGGGTCCGATATTCATGCTTGAAATCTACGACCGGGTCATTCCCAGCCGTAGCATTTCGACGCTGAGTGCTCTGCTCGTCCTTGCCGCCGGCCTCTATGCGTTTTCCGGTTTCTTTGACGTGTTGCGCTTTCGCGTGATGGCGCGGATCGCGTCAAGCGTGGATGCCAGCCTGTCAGCCCGCGTCTTCGCGATCATAGCCAAGGCGCCGCTCAAGGGGCAGGTCGAGGGCGATGCATTGCGCCCGGCCCGCGATCTCGATCAGGTGCGAGGCTTCCTGACGAGCCAGGGACCTTCGGCACTGTTTGATCTGCCCTGGACGCCGCTCTACATCGCCGTCTGTTTTCTATTGCATCCGTTGGTGGGATGGTTCGTCGTTGCGGGAACTGTCGTTCTCGCCGGGCTGACAGTCGTCACGGATATCCGGACCCGTCGGCTGCTCAAGGAGGCGAGCGCCGCGCAAGCCGCCAGGAACAAGTTTGGCGAGGCCGCGAACCGCGACGCGGAGGCGTTCGCGGCGATGGGTTTGACGTCGAGAGCGTCGGTTCATTGGGAGCAGGCGCACGGCGAATATACTCGCCTTCAGCGCGCAGCAGGCGATATCGGGGGAACGTTGTCGGGCGTATCGAAGGCGTTTCGCTATCTTCTGCAATCGGCCGCCCTCGGCCTTGGGGCCTATCTCGTGATCTATGACGAGATGAGCGCAGGTATGATCGTTGCGGGATCGATCATCGTCGCGAAGGCGCTCGCGCCTGCCGAGCATGTGATCGGAAACTGGCGCGGCATGCTGGGCGCCCGCGAGGCCTGGAAGCGCCTCGGCGAGCTGATGGCGCATTTTCCGGTGGAGGGCGAGCGCACGGCCATCCCATCGCCGTCGCGTTCGCTTGCTGTCGAGGGTGTCTACATAGCGCCTCCGTCCGATCCCCGTAGGCTCACGGTGCAGAATGTGACGTTCGCGCTGAAAGGGGGCAGTGTCCTCGGCGTTCTCGGTCCGAGCGGCTCGGGCAAATCCTCTCTCATTCGCGGGCTCGTCGGCGTCTGGCCCCTCATACGTGGCTCCGTTCGTCTCGATAACGCGACGCTCGACCAATGGACGCCGGAAGAGCGTGGCCGCTTTGTCGGCTACATGCCGCAAGCCGTCGAGTTGTTTCCCGGCACCATTGCGGAGAACATCGCGCGGCTCGATCCATCCGCGGACGACGACGGGATTGTCGCAGCGGCACTGGCGGCGGGCGTTCACGATATGATTGTCCAGCTTCCGGATGGATATGAGACGCGCGTCGGTGAAAGGGGGCTCGGCCTTTCGGCAGGACAGCGCCAGCGGATCGCGCTGGCGCGCGCACTCTACTGCAATCCATTCATGGTCGTTCTGGATGAGCCGAATTCCAACCTAGACACGGAGGGGGAGCGGGCCCTGACGCAAGCCATCAAGGGTGTTCGGACGAGGGGCGGTATCGTCATCGTGGTGGCGCATCGCGCCGGTATTCTGGCGTCGCTCGATTTTGTTCTTGCGATGGACGCCGGCATGGTCCGCTCCTTCGGGCCGCGCGATGCCGTCCTGAAGCAGGGCCAAAGGGCGACCGTCGTTCCGCCGCTGAAAGTGATCGAAGGCGAGGCGGTCGCGCATGAAGCCTGA
- a CDS encoding calcium-binding protein: MPNFDGTDGQDIFTGDFTGELIRGFGGNDFLSGGGGDDQIDGGDGNDFLNGDDGWDVIDGGFGGDHISGGTGNDQLDGGPGFDVDDIHGDAGNDTIWGGDGGDILDGGADVDTIMGEGGNDLILGGTEGDFLYGQEGADTLLGESGADHLEGGIGNDTLSGGSEGDELLGDAGDDHLNGDGGNDIILGGDNVDTIDGGDGDDILLGENGDDTINGGEGYDQISGGDGIDTITDLLGTRGFVNGGTGNDDITVATALNEVYGGVGNDTIRLNGGNNLVDAGTDNDVIIDNTNGVVAIEGGLGNDTFVHNNSGVTSISDAGGLDVLIFNVADVTTLQFFQSGNDLIIADALDTNFQNYVDVVGFFDPANADTLEFVFDVNGNGIQIS; this comes from the coding sequence ATGCCAAATTTCGATGGGACGGATGGCCAAGACATTTTCACTGGCGACTTCACGGGTGAACTGATCCGCGGCTTTGGCGGAAACGATTTCTTGAGCGGTGGCGGCGGCGACGACCAAATTGATGGCGGCGACGGCAACGACTTCCTCAATGGTGACGACGGTTGGGACGTCATCGATGGTGGCTTTGGTGGTGACCATATCTCCGGCGGAACCGGGAACGATCAGCTCGACGGCGGACCGGGCTTCGATGTCGATGACATTCACGGCGACGCCGGCAACGACACAATCTGGGGCGGGGACGGCGGCGACATTCTAGACGGTGGTGCCGACGTCGATACCATCATGGGCGAAGGTGGCAACGATCTCATCCTTGGCGGGACTGAAGGCGACTTTCTCTACGGCCAGGAGGGCGCCGATACACTTCTCGGTGAAAGCGGCGCGGACCACCTGGAAGGCGGTATCGGCAATGACACTTTGTCCGGCGGTTCTGAAGGGGACGAGCTTCTCGGTGATGCTGGAGACGACCATTTGAATGGTGATGGGGGCAACGACATTATTCTGGGGGGAGACAATGTCGACACGATCGATGGTGGTGACGGAGACGATATTCTCCTCGGAGAGAACGGTGACGACACGATCAATGGCGGCGAAGGATATGATCAAATCAGCGGGGGAGATGGCATCGATACCATTACCGACCTTCTCGGTACTCGCGGCTTTGTGAATGGTGGAACGGGCAACGACGACATCACGGTGGCAACTGCGCTCAACGAGGTTTATGGCGGTGTGGGCAACGACACCATCAGGTTGAACGGCGGTAATAATCTGGTCGATGCGGGTACCGACAATGATGTCATTATCGACAACACGAATGGCGTCGTCGCAATCGAGGGTGGTCTCGGCAATGATACGTTCGTTCACAACAACAGTGGCGTAACGAGCATCTCGGATGCGGGCGGATTGGATGTGCTGATCTTCAACGTCGCCGATGTCACCACGCTTCAGTTCTTCCAGTCAGGGAATGACTTGATCATAGCGGATGCGCTCGACACCAATTTCCAGAACTACGTTGATGTGGTCGGCTTCTTCGATCCAGCCAACGCGGATACGTTGGAATTCGTGTTTGACGTCAACGGCAACGGCATCCAGATCAGCTAA